Part of the Vigna radiata var. radiata cultivar VC1973A unplaced genomic scaffold, Vradiata_ver6 scaffold_656, whole genome shotgun sequence genome is shown below.
GCTCCAAAAACTTGTGGTTATGCATGATGAGTTAATTTCATTTACTTTTGAACTGATCATATATTTGTTTCCAtctatcttataaaataataacctTGATGAGTAGATTCTCTTCTTGAAATGGTTTCAGCGGAAACCAGAAAAAACGGTCCAAAGTCTTATGATGCATATTTATTGCACTTTCAGAAGATGCTTAGAATAACTGCTATGATATTGTATACTTCTGTTTCTTCTTAATAGTAGTTTAGATCAATAtcttgagaaaagaaaataggaaaaaaaatgatagaacCACAGTAAACCTTTGTGATCTAGCTTTCCCATTTTAAGTGCATCACTCAGTTGTCAATTAGATAGGTAGCAATCTTTACCCTGATAAATACTCTGGAACTCTTTACTTCTGGATTATCCTTGTTGTTGAACTGAATTTTTTTCTCACTAAGTAAGCTGCTGTCAgaagtttgttttttcttcttttaacttATTTGGTTTCCTAATTTTCTTCCAGGGCCATCCGGCATCCTGCAAGTGGATATGTTCAGGGGATAAATGATCTTGTTACGCCATTTTTAGTTGTTTTCCTATCAGAATACCTAGAAGGGGCCATAGATAATTGGTCAATGTCTAGTTTATCTTCGGATCAAATCTCTAATGTAGAGGCCGACTGCTATTGGTGTTTGTCAAAGTTGCTTGACGGCATGCAAGACCATTATACATTTGCTCAACCAGGAATTCAAAGGCTTGTTTTTAAGTTGAAGGAATTGGTCAGGAGGATTGACGGTAACCTTTTCTCAGGACTGctgtttttttttcaagtaataATTGCATGAACTTAAAGACTCCACTTTTGAATATGGATTTTGATATGCGTTAAACCTcagtttagaaaaatataattacatttgAGTAATTAAACTGTCACTCTATGTTAATGctctctcttttttcattttgcGGCTATACTGAGAAAATAAGaatagaattgaaaaataaagcaaaatcaGTAAATAATGACTTGGTTTTTTGAACTGACTAATGAAATGAAACCAAATTTCTTTTAGAAGATAACTGACATTTGAAATGTGGGAGTATATTATGATTAGAATATCTCAAATTTAATCTGATACTGAATTTTGAGTTCCACTAGATCCTGTTTCAAGCCATATGGAGGAGCAAGGACTGGAATTTCTTCAATTTGCTTTCCGCTGGTTCAACTGTCTTCTAATTCGTGAGGTGTGCCTTCAACACTTTTTTTTGTTCTCACAAAGTGTAATAGTCTTTTCCCAGGAACAAGTGCATGCGTGTTTTATAAATTTGCTGCATATCAGGCCTCAAGAACTTGTACATTCAGTCAGTAGAGAAATTATGAATTACAGAAAAATTAAGCTTTTGTTGACTCTGATTTCTGATTTATGCAATTAGGTACCCTTCCATTTGGTCACACGCCTTTGGGACACGTATCTAGCTGAAGGAGATGCCTTACCAGACTTCCTTGTGTATATATTTGCCAGTTTTCTTCTAACGGTGAGCCAGCTTACTGTGGCCTCTTCACCAATACaagttatttgaattaaattgcATTCTGTAGTCGAGATGCCGAGGGATAGTATTTCTTGGTCCATTTCCCTGTTCTGGTACATTGCAGTAGGTAATGGTAattatgattttcattttttttgtcagaAAACACTTTTCTTTTCCGCCACTTTTATGCTGTTAGAAATCCCTTTTTAGAGAATAGATATCTTTGTCATATTGTGCATTTAAACAACCATCAAAACACACACTTGTGATCTATTATGTTATCTTACTGCATAACTTTGTGATGCATGATTGCTGATTATGGTGGTCATAAGTAAACTAAAGATTAATGAGAAGCTCTATGTTAGCTTCTTGTTTCTTCATTAGTATCAATGTTAATATCCTATTGTCCATTCGTTATTTATTAGGTTCCATTTAGGATGCCACGTTACATAAACTGTCATTAAGTTGATGTGCAGCATCTTACTCTTTATTGTCAGTCCTCAGATCTTGTAGGAGACATTCTGGATGCTAGTTAAATCTATTTTCTGGTTTTCATTTCAAAACTCACATTCTAATTATGCTTTTCCTAAGTACGGTTTATTGTTTATGTCTTCTATTTCTGTAACATCTTATAGTACATTCGTTTTAGAATAAATGTATCTGTTGATACTGATTATGTATCGTAGAGAATGAACATCATCTGATCCCTATATAACTGTTTTTTCAGTGGTCAGATCAGCTCCAGAGGCTTGATTTCCAAGAATTGGTAATGTTCCTTCAACACCTTCCAACTAAGAATTGGACGCACCAGGAGCTCGAGATGGTCCTTTCTCGTGCGTTTATGTGGCACAGCATGTTCAACAGTTGTCCGAGCCATTTAGCTAACTGAGCAAGGAAGCAGATGTGATTTTTCTGTATTTAGTCACTCAGTTTTCTGGTTCTTTCCTTACTTTACATCCCATCTTTTTCCCCTTTAGTGTGAGATGAACTAATTTTTCTAACCAATTTTTAACTGTATTTTTCCTTGTAATATCTTGTAAAGGAGAGACAAAAATAATCAGGAGAGAGAGgctttttattgtattaatttttttatatatgcatATTCCAGTAATGTCAGCAGGTGACTCATATGGTCTTCAAATTCAATTACATCAAGGAATTGAACCgcattggaaaaaaaaaaaaggaatccACGCAGTAATCAGATTTCTAATACAATGATAAAAGGAGAAGTGTTTTAAATGCAAGTTTGTTTCAACAGGGTTGTTTGTATTTTCGTTCCCCCACACCATAATATTACTGTGTATATAAACGTGTCCTCACAAGAAAAAACTCCAACTTTCAAATCAATATCACAAGCAATACCAATAACTCGTGAAAACATCATCAGATTTATGAGATACAAGTCTACTTTTTACATGCCATGAGCATATAATAATCACCGTAACATGAAATTTCAACTCAAGTTTAATTTTGTGTAAACAAGAGCCAACAACACCACCCTGAAGCAAAAGCTGCAAAATTTCACACAAGATCGACACGTCTCTTTCTTGGCtgaacacaaaagaaaaagcacattattattactattattattcataaaaaaaaatgcccACGAATGACGTGCATATGCATAATCTTACTTTATCTTCTTGAAGTTGTTGAAGGAATTTATCAGGGAACTCCACATAGTGAAGACAGTCTTGTTTGAGAGACTCTACcagttgttgatgttgttgtcgTCCGTTTCTTTCTAAATTTGTGATAAGTACGGTGAAAATGAACTTATCGGGGGTACAACCCCATTCTTTCATGGACCCGTATATCTCTATCGCCTTCTCCGTCATCCCAGCTTGCAAATACGCCCCAATCATCTCACCGCATATCCTCGTGTCCGGTTTCAGTCCCTTCTCCAAAACTTCAGAGAACAGCTCCTCCGCCATGTCGATTTTCTTGTTTCTTCCGAGCAACAGAATCATGTCGGCGTAGAGTTGCAGCAGCNTATCATGCCCCACCTCCTTGCGAATGAAGTGGAAAACCTACGGTacaaattgaactaaaaaaattagataaaaaaaatcatgattattgaaagtga
Proteins encoded:
- the LOC106755247 gene encoding pentatricopeptide repeat-containing protein At1g62350; amino-acid sequence: MILRACERVVLCGFERRFSPSNXNYNRPVTVCGLRSSYKARRHTRILSKESIQVIHALKLAKSPDHVLDAKLSRLLKPDALNLFDELLRQNELSLSVKVFHFIRKEVGHDXLLQLYADMILLLGRNKKIDMAEELFSEVLEKGLKPDTRICGEMIGAYLQAGMTEKAIEIYGSMKEWGCTPDKFIFTVLITNLERNGRQQHQQLVESLKQDCLHYVEFPDKFLQQLQEDKPRKRRVDLV